In Xiphophorus hellerii strain 12219 chromosome 4, Xiphophorus_hellerii-4.1, whole genome shotgun sequence, a single genomic region encodes these proteins:
- the LOC116718629 gene encoding serine/threonine-protein kinase BRSK2-like, translating to MSSSGKDANSGHYANYVGPYRLEKTLGKGQTGLVKLGLHCVTGQKVAIKIVNREKLSESVLMKVEREIAILKLIEHPHVLKLHDVYENKKYLYLVLEHVSGGELFDYLVKKGRLTPKEARKFFRQIISALDFCHSHSICHRDLKPENLLLDEKNNIRIADFGMASLQVGDSLLETSCGSPHYACPEVIRGEKYDGRKADAWSCGVILFALLVGALPFDDDNLRNLLEKVKLGVFHMPHFIPPDCQNLLRGMIEVDAAKRLTLEQIQKHTWYLAGKNEPEPEQPVPRKVSIRTLGAPEEIDPDVLESMHSLGCFRDKDKLTKDLLSEDDNQEKMIYFLLLDRKERYPSQEDQNLPPRNEIDPPRKRVDSPMLSRHGKRRPERKSMEVLTVTEGGSPVPVRRAIDMATHGQRSRSISGASSGLSASPLSSPRVTPHPSPRGSPLPTPKGTPVHTPKESPAGTPSPTPPPSPSIGGMPWRTRLNSIKNSFLGSPRFHRRKMQVPTQEDMSSLTPDSSPELAKKSWFGNFINLEKEEQIFIVIRDKPLSSIKADIVHAFLSIPSLSHSVISQTSFRAEYKSTAGPTVFQKPVKFQVDITYTESSGATKENGIYSVTFTLLSGPSRRFKRVVETIQAQLLSSNDQPGIQPQISDVSQRSASKSSKRGSPLSNFFDVIKQLFSDEKNIQASHSPGAPTSTSSPTKHAPGSRPSQTPPNDSKCPPGKDKTKMAASNRTQEHP from the exons GTGGAGCGGGAGATCGCCATCCTGAAACTCATCGAGCATCCTCACGTCCTGAAGCTGCACGACGTCTACGAAAACAAGAAATACCT gTACCTGGTGCTGGAACACGTGTCCGGCGGGGAGCTGTTCGACTACCTGGTGAAGAAAGGCCGGCTGACGCCCAAAGAGGCCCGGAAGTTCTTCAGACAGATCATCTCAGCGCTGGACTTCTGCCACAGCCACTCCATCTG CCACAGAGATCTGAAGCCAGAGAACTTGTTGTTAGATGAGAAGAACAACATCAGAATAGCGGACTTCGGCATGGCGTCTCTGCAGGTCGGGGACAGTCTGCTGGAGACCAGCTGTGG ATCTCCGCACTACGCCTGCCCGGAGGTCATCAGG GGAGAGAAATACGACGGGAGGAAAGCAGACGCATGGAGCTGCGGAGTCATCCTGTTTGCACTTTTAGTG GGTGCGCTGCCGTTCGACGACGACAACCTGAGGAACCTCCTGGAGAAGGTGAAGCTGGGAGTTTTCCACATGCCGCACTTCATCCCTCCGGACTGCCAGAACCTCCTGCGGGGGATGATCGAGGTGGACGCCGCCAAGCGTCTGACG TTAGAGCAGATCCAGAAGCACACCTGGTACCT GGCTGGAAAAAACGAGCCGGAGCCGGAGCAGCCGGTGCCCAGGAAGGTGTCCATCAGGACGCTGGGCGCGCCGGAGGAGATCGACCCGGACGTCCTGGAGAGCATGCACTCCCTGGGCTGCTTCAGGGACAAGGACAAGCTGACCAAAGACCTGCTGTCTGAGGA TGACAACCAGGAGAAGATGATCTACTTCCTGCTGCTGGACCGGAAGGAGAGATACCCGAGCCAGGAGGACCAGAACCTGCCGCCGCGCAACGAGATCG ATCCTCCCAGGAAGCGCGTTGACTCGCCCATGCTGAGCCGCCACGGCAAGCGGCGACCAGAGAGGAAGTCCATGGAGGTTCTGACCGTCACAGAGGGCGGGTCGCCCGTCCCGGTGCGGCGAGCCATCGACATGGCAACCCACGGTCAGAG GTCGCGGTCGATCAGCGGAGCGTCCTCCGGTCTGTCCGCCAGCCCCCTCAGCAGTCCCAGG GTAACCCCCCACCCCTCCCCCAGGGGGAGCCCCCTCCCCACCCCGAAGGGCACGCCGGTGCACACGCCCAAGGAGAGCCCGGCCGGCACGCCGAGCCCCACGCCGCCGCCGAGCCCGTCCATCGGCGGGATGCCCTGGAGGACGCGCCTCAACTCCATCAAGAACAGCTTCCTGGGATCGCCGCGCTTCCACCGCAGGAAAATGCAAG TTCCCACCCAGGAGGACATGTCCAGTCTGACCCCAGACTCGTCTCCAGA GCTGGCTAAGAAGTCGTGGTTTGGGAACTTCATCAACCTGGAGAAAGAGGAGCAGATCTTCATCGTGATCCGGGACAAACCTCTGAGCTCCATCAAGGCCGACATCGTTCACGCCTTCCTGTCC atcCCCAGCCTGAGCCACAGCGTCATTTCTCAGACCAGCTTCAGGGCCGAGTACAAATCCACGGCCGGTCCCACGGTTTTCCAGAAGCCGGTCAAGTTCCAGGTGGACATCACCTACACAGAGAGCAGCGGCGCCACCAAGGAGAACGGCATCTACTCCGTCACCTTCACCCTGCTGtcag GTCCAAGTCGGCGTTTTAAGCGCGTGGTGGAAACCATCCAGGCGCAGCTGCTCAGCTCCAACGACCAGCCGGGCATCCAGCCGCAGATATCCG ACGTCTCCCAGCGCTCAGCCAGTAAATCCTCCAAACGCG GCAGCCCGTTGAGTAACTTCTTTGACGTAATTAAACAGCTTTTTTCAGACGAGAAGAACATCCAAGCGTCGCACTCCCCAGGCGCCCCTACCTCGACTAGCTCCCCCACCAAGCATGCCCCCGGCAGCAGGCCCAGCCAGACCCCGCCCAATGACTCTAAATGCCCCCCaggcaaagacaaaacaaagatggcCGCCAGCAACAGGACACAGGAACACCCTTAA